A genomic window from Methanothrix sp. includes:
- a CDS encoding ribbon-helix-helix protein, CopG family has protein sequence MKAPERITISMDEDTARLFRKLRDELGVSQSEMMREALKFYSRHRGIFESVEDRKLYTHAEMLSAGEHVILDIDHWLLFLRFIDTHPDAEAFWEKHKDVCKAHAEQFRHRLYNADVILKRLEACNLFKLSKTSESEYTLILSSDLSKKFVRTEVEEILRGMGFAVEIKEDFGKIRVKLLH, from the coding sequence ATGAAGGCACCTGAGAGGATAACGATATCAATGGACGAAGATACCGCCAGGCTCTTCAGGAAGCTCAGGGACGAGCTCGGGGTATCTCAGAGCGAGATGATGAGAGAGGCGCTGAAGTTCTACAGCCGCCACAGGGGCATATTCGAATCTGTGGAGGACAGAAAGCTGTATACACATGCTGAGATGCTCTCCGCAGGAGAGCATGTGATACTCGACATAGATCACTGGCTCCTCTTTCTGAGATTCATCGATACGCACCCTGATGCAGAGGCGTTCTGGGAGAAACATAAGGACGTGTGCAAGGCTCACGCGGAGCAGTTCAGGCACAGGCTCTACAACGCAGATGTCATTCTGAAGAGACTCGAGGCATGCAACCTCTTCAAGCTGAGCAAAACATCTGAGAGCGAGTACACACTGATCCTCTCATCAGATCTGAGCAAGAAGTTCGTGAGGACCGAGGTCGAGGAGATCCTCAGGGGCATGGGGTTCGCCGTCGAGATAAAGGAGGACTTCGGGAAGATAAGGGTGAAGCTGCTGCACTGA
- a CDS encoding FAD/NAD(P)-binding protein, protein MSEYIPLQAEIVDIDRVTHDSYLISLQILDRDVSFTYRPGQFVMVSLFGMGECPISIASSPTRNVLQLCIRRAGRITNGIMDSMIGDVLGIRGPLGNGFPLDKMHKRIVIAGGGSGFATLRSLINYIVDRRDEFEEVFVAYGARTRQDLYFMQEYKSWKMEGIEIELTVDVGDESWKGKVGMVPALLDRMEISPPASAAICGPLPMINAVTSKLLENGFREADIFVSMERHMKCGIGKCEHCTIGPYRVCKEGPVFPYSTISHLL, encoded by the coding sequence TTGAGTGAGTACATACCTTTGCAGGCGGAGATCGTGGATATTGACCGCGTGACACACGACTCCTATCTCATATCTCTCCAGATACTGGACAGGGATGTGAGCTTCACATACAGACCCGGACAGTTTGTCATGGTCTCGCTCTTCGGAATGGGCGAGTGCCCAATATCGATAGCATCGAGCCCGACGAGAAATGTGCTGCAGCTGTGCATCCGGAGGGCAGGGAGGATAACAAACGGGATAATGGACTCCATGATAGGCGATGTTCTGGGCATCCGCGGTCCGCTGGGAAATGGATTCCCACTGGATAAGATGCACAAAAGGATAGTCATCGCAGGAGGTGGTTCCGGGTTCGCGACCCTGAGATCACTGATAAACTACATCGTGGACAGAAGAGATGAATTCGAGGAGGTCTTCGTGGCATACGGAGCCCGAACCCGTCAGGATCTGTACTTCATGCAGGAGTACAAGTCCTGGAAGATGGAGGGCATCGAGATCGAGCTGACTGTGGACGTCGGGGACGAATCCTGGAAGGGAAAAGTCGGGATGGTCCCAGCGCTGCTCGACAGAATGGAGATATCGCCACCCGCATCAGCTGCGATCTGCGGGCCGCTACCAATGATCAACGCAGTCACCAGCAAGCTTCTTGAGAATGGCTTCAGAGAAGCAGACATATTCGTATCCATGGAGAGGCACATGAAATGCGGAATTGGGAAGTGCGAGCACTGCACGATCGGCCCATACCGTGTATGCAAAGAGGGACCGGTCTTCCCGTACAGTACGATCAGTCACCTGCTCTGA
- a CDS encoding potassium transporter TrkG, with protein MNVKVLLYSFGDLLRIIGILMLFPGMVAAYYREPEGVVAFAFTSIIAMGSSSFLRRRGEMGDLGIKDGFALVAFGWLAAAMIGAIPYMLLGMGLTDSLFESMSGFTTTGASVLTESNSDGYWIIDGELANQSIAFAVAGAVEYLLWATTNTTVSAMLPEQPTYYGLLFWRSFSQWLGGMGIILLFVAILPRLGVAGRQLYRAEVPGPDKESLRPRIRQTAELLWGIYIALSIIEVVLLKVAGMPLYDAVCNTFATMATGGFSPQSMSIEAYGSPVIEYIVVLFMFLAGANFALHYRTVYEER; from the coding sequence ATGAATGTAAAAGTCCTCCTGTACTCATTCGGGGACCTGCTCAGGATAATAGGCATACTTATGCTCTTTCCTGGCATGGTCGCAGCCTACTACAGAGAGCCTGAGGGCGTGGTGGCCTTCGCATTCACATCGATAATCGCGATGGGATCCAGCTCTTTTCTCAGAAGGCGCGGCGAGATGGGAGATCTCGGCATAAAGGATGGGTTCGCGCTGGTGGCATTCGGCTGGCTGGCCGCTGCGATGATAGGCGCGATACCATACATGCTGCTGGGGATGGGGCTCACAGACTCGCTCTTCGAATCGATGTCCGGATTCACCACGACCGGCGCATCTGTGCTCACTGAGAGCAACAGCGATGGGTACTGGATCATAGATGGAGAGCTGGCAAACCAGAGCATTGCATTCGCAGTTGCTGGAGCCGTCGAGTACCTCCTCTGGGCGACAACGAACACAACTGTATCTGCGATGCTACCCGAACAACCCACTTACTATGGCCTCCTCTTCTGGAGGTCTTTCTCCCAGTGGCTGGGCGGAATGGGCATCATCCTGCTGTTCGTCGCGATACTCCCCAGGCTCGGGGTTGCAGGCCGGCAGCTTTACAGGGCAGAGGTTCCGGGACCTGATAAGGAGTCGCTGAGGCCAAGGATAAGACAGACCGCAGAGCTGCTCTGGGGTATATACATCGCTCTATCCATCATCGAGGTCGTTCTCCTCAAAGTGGCCGGAATGCCGCTTTACGACGCCGTATGCAACACATTTGCCACGATGGCCACAGGCGGATTCTCTCCTCAGTCCATGAGCATCGAGGCTTACGGAAGCCCTGTGATCGAATACATAGTAGTTTTATTCATGTTCCTGGCAGGAGCAAACTTCGCGCTCCATTACAGGACAGTATACGAGGAGAGG
- a CDS encoding OFA family MFS transporter — translation MADDVKIMGMKAESGRWVLVIAGLLIELCLGAIYAYSIINPPLKKLFTETYGLTVSATAMQIPYIVFLLIFALTMPLVGKYIEKLGPRKVGIAGGVLVGLGWILASFSTSPTTLAIYYGIIGGLGVGIAYNCPITTSARWFPDKRGLAVGLTVLGFGFSAAVTGPIADYLTANFGVLNMFRFLGIAFLIITVALSTVLVFPPAGWTPAGWKPPEPKAGAAPKAEFMRGEMTKTTTFYGLWICYTIGTLAGLMAIGVSKPVGLEVASNAGMDQARASALMTSLIIPFAFCNGGGRPIFGWLTDKLTPPRAAMLSFVLILLASLLIYTSPASISAYTISFAILWMCLGGWLAIAPTATASFFGTKDYARNYGLVFTAYGAGAVIGNIMAGQAKDIFGAYIQVFPYVAVLAVLGFIVAMTMLKPPKPKAA, via the coding sequence ATGGCTGATGATGTGAAAATTATGGGCATGAAGGCCGAGTCAGGACGCTGGGTGCTCGTGATAGCAGGCCTTCTGATAGAGCTTTGTCTTGGTGCCATTTATGCATACAGTATCATAAACCCGCCGCTGAAGAAGCTGTTCACTGAGACCTATGGGCTGACAGTCAGCGCGACGGCTATGCAGATCCCGTACATCGTATTCCTGCTGATCTTCGCCCTGACCATGCCCCTGGTCGGGAAGTACATAGAGAAGCTCGGGCCTAGGAAGGTCGGAATCGCAGGCGGCGTTCTTGTGGGCCTTGGATGGATTCTGGCATCATTCTCCACATCCCCCACCACGCTCGCGATATACTATGGCATTATCGGCGGTCTCGGTGTGGGAATAGCATACAACTGCCCCATCACGACATCTGCGAGATGGTTCCCGGATAAGAGAGGGCTAGCTGTGGGCCTAACGGTTCTTGGTTTCGGCTTCTCTGCAGCGGTCACCGGCCCGATAGCTGATTATCTCACAGCAAACTTCGGCGTGCTGAACATGTTCCGCTTCCTTGGGATAGCCTTCCTGATAATAACAGTGGCCCTTTCAACCGTGCTCGTATTCCCACCTGCAGGCTGGACTCCAGCAGGCTGGAAGCCGCCCGAGCCGAAGGCTGGAGCAGCCCCGAAGGCAGAGTTCATGAGGGGCGAGATGACCAAGACCACGACGTTCTACGGCCTCTGGATATGCTACACGATAGGCACACTCGCAGGGCTGATGGCCATAGGAGTATCCAAGCCAGTTGGCCTTGAGGTTGCGAGCAACGCTGGCATGGACCAGGCGAGGGCATCTGCGCTCATGACCAGTCTGATCATACCGTTCGCGTTCTGCAACGGCGGTGGAAGACCGATATTCGGATGGCTCACGGACAAGCTCACTCCCCCAAGGGCTGCAATGCTCTCGTTCGTACTGATACTGCTGGCGTCGCTGCTTATATACACAAGCCCGGCGTCGATCTCCGCTTACACAATAAGCTTCGCCATCCTGTGGATGTGTCTCGGTGGCTGGCTGGCGATCGCCCCGACAGCAACTGCGAGCTTCTTCGGCACAAAGGACTACGCGCGCAACTACGGTCTGGTCTTCACAGCCTACGGCGCGGGCGCGGTCATCGGCAACATCATGGCAGGCCAGGCCAAGGATATCTTCGGCGCATACATCCAGGTCTTCCCGTATGTGGCCGTGCTGGCTGTCCTTGGCTTCATAGTGGCCATGACGATGCTCAAGCCGCCGAAGCCAAAGGCGGCCTGA
- a CDS encoding pyridoxal phosphate-dependent aminotransferase translates to MRFAKHIMGIENSGIRKCFDGAGPGAVNLSIGQPDFDTPGHIKEAAIRAIERGMTGYTPNLGIPELRAAICEKLRRENGITCSADQVMVTSGASEALFLAIAAVTSPGDEVLMPDPGFVSYRPLVQTAGGRPVGVPLDQDLKLSVDTVAEHITPRTSAIIVNSPANPTGAVQSKSEIRGLAELAEDNGIALISDEVYEHFIYEGEHVSPGRYSESVITVNAVSKTYAMTGWRLGYLAAPQEAIDVMLRIHQYIQACASSISQAAALAAITGPQDCVREMRETFQRRRDVMVRGLRDLGVDLVVPKGAFYIFPRVGDGDEFAARLSSAGVITVPGSAFGANGRPYIRISYAASDESLKLALERMKAVINTPEAR, encoded by the coding sequence ATGCGATTTGCGAAGCACATAATGGGGATTGAGAACTCCGGTATACGCAAGTGCTTTGATGGCGCCGGACCTGGCGCGGTCAACCTCAGCATCGGGCAGCCGGATTTCGACACGCCCGGGCACATAAAAGAGGCAGCGATAAGGGCGATCGAGCGGGGAATGACCGGCTACACACCAAACCTGGGAATACCGGAGCTGAGAGCCGCGATATGCGAGAAGCTCAGACGCGAGAATGGAATAACGTGCTCTGCGGATCAGGTAATGGTGACATCGGGCGCGAGTGAGGCTCTGTTTCTGGCAATAGCAGCCGTCACATCGCCGGGGGATGAGGTGCTGATGCCTGATCCGGGGTTCGTCTCATACAGACCTCTGGTCCAGACTGCTGGAGGCCGTCCGGTCGGTGTGCCACTCGATCAGGATTTGAAGTTATCTGTCGATACGGTCGCCGAGCACATAACTCCAAGGACGAGCGCGATCATCGTGAACTCGCCCGCAAACCCCACGGGCGCTGTACAGTCGAAGAGCGAGATCAGGGGGCTGGCAGAGCTAGCCGAGGATAACGGCATCGCCCTCATCTCTGATGAGGTCTACGAGCACTTCATATACGAGGGGGAGCACGTCAGCCCCGGCAGGTACAGTGAGAGTGTCATAACGGTGAACGCGGTCTCAAAGACGTACGCCATGACCGGATGGAGGCTTGGTTACCTGGCTGCACCACAAGAGGCTATCGATGTGATGCTTCGAATCCATCAGTACATCCAGGCGTGCGCCTCGTCCATCTCACAGGCCGCCGCGCTCGCAGCCATAACGGGGCCACAGGACTGCGTGCGGGAGATGAGGGAGACCTTCCAGCGGCGGAGGGATGTGATGGTTCGCGGCCTCAGGGATCTGGGCGTGGATCTCGTCGTCCCGAAGGGCGCGTTTTACATATTTCCCCGGGTGGGAGATGGAGACGAATTCGCGGCTAGGCTGAGCTCAGCCGGAGTCATAACAGTGCCAGGATCGGCGTTCGGAGCGAATGGGAGACCGTACATACGGATATCCTACGCTGCATCCGACGAGAGTCTAAAGCTAGCGCTGGAGAGGATGAAGGCGGTCATAAACACACCGGAGGCAAGATGA